The window CTTCTGCACAGCCTCCTTTTCCTCGCCCGCAAGCGGCAGCGTGCCGACGAGCACATCGAGCTTCTCGCCTTCGACGACCTTGTCCGCCGACTTCTTGAGCTGCTCCTGCGACAGGTGCACAAGAAGATCGGTCACGCAGAAGGTCGGCTCGGACGCATCTTCGCCGATGACGATGTCCTGCACCGTGCCGTCCTTCTTGGCGACGACGCCATGCAGCGCGAGGGGAACCGTGACCCACTGATACTTCTTGATGCCGCCGTAATAATGCGTATCGAGGTAGGCGAGACCACCGTCCTCATAGAGCGGGTTCTGCTTGACATCGAGGCGGCACGTGTCGATGTGTGCACCGAGAATCGCCAGGCCGTTTTCCAGCGGCTCCGTGCCGACATGAAAGAGCGCGATCGCCTTCTTCATGTAGGCGTAGTAAACCTTCGCGCCGGGTGCGATCTTCCTTCCGGAACGCACGATTTCTTCAAGATCCTCGTAGCCTGCCGCCTGCGCCTGCCGGATGATCTCGCGCACGCTCTCGCGCTCCGTCTTGCACTTCGTCAAAAACTCGATGTAGCCTTTGGAAAGTGTCTCAAGCTCCTTTTTCTCAGCTTCGGAGTACGCACTCCAAGGCAGTTCCTTCTTCTTGTCCTTCGTTTCTGCCATAATATCACCTTTCTATAGCCTTATGCCAAATTTTCCAAGATCGCGGCGAAATCCGCTCTCGTTTCCGCGCGATTGAAAAGCTCTCTGAGACGCGCACCATTCTTCATGCCGCGCGTGTACCACGTCGCATGCTTTCGCATCTCGCGCGGCCCGACGTAGTCGCCCTTCGTTTCGAGCAGCATGTCGAGGTGGCGCAGGATGAGCGCACGCCGCTCGGAGGCCGTCGGCGGCGCAGCAACCTCGCCCGTACGCAGGAAGCCCGCCATCTCACGAAAGAGCCACGGATTTCCCTGCGCGGCTCTGCCGACCATCACGCCGTCGGCATCCGTCGCCTCGAAGATGCGCACGAGATCGACGACGCTTCGGACATCGCCGTTCGCGATGACGGGAATGGCGACACGCTCCTTCACGGCGCGGATGATTGCCCAATCCGCCTCGCCGCTGTAGAACTGCTCGCGCGTCCTGCCGTGCACGGCGATGGCGTCAACGCCCGCCGCTTCGGCGCGCGCGGCAATCTCCACCGCGTTGACGTGCGCCGCGTCCCAGCCCTTTCGAATCTTCACCGTCACGGGCAGATTGACGGCACGCTTCAATGCCTTCAAGATGCGCTCGGCACGCACAGGATCGAGGAGCAGCGCCGATCCCTCGCCGTTCTTGACAATCTTCGGCGCGGGACAGCCCATGTTGAAGTCGATGACGTCGGCGACGCCGAGGCTCTCGACATAGGCGGCAGCACGCGCCACGGCTTCCGGCTCATTGCCAAAAAGCTGCATGGCCAGAGGACGCTCGCGCGGATCGGTCTGAAGCATCTTGAGCGTGCGCTCGTTTCGGTAGTTGATGCCATTCGTGCTGACCATTTCCGTGTAGACGAGCGGGCAGCCCATCTCGTGAACGAGGATGCGATACGCCATGTCCGTCACGCCCGCCATCGGTGCGAGAAAGACGGGTACGGAAAAATCGAGCCTGCCGAGCCTCATTCGGCGTTCCTCTCATAGAGGACGCGAAGTCCCGTGAGCGTCAGGAAATGATCGATCTTGTCGATCGTCTTCGATTCGCGCGAAACCATGCGTGCGTAGCCGCCCGTCGCGACGACCTTGATCTCGTCGTAGCCCATCTCCTTCTTCATGCGGCGCACGATCTCATCGATCTGCCCGACGTAGCCGTAGATGATGCCAGCCTGCATACCGCTGACCGTGTTGCGGCTGATGATACGCTTCGGCGTCACCAGCTCGATGCGCGGCAATCTCGCGGCGCGCTGGAAGAGCGCGTCCGCAGAACTCGACAGCCCCGGTGCGATGACGCCGCCGAGGAAGTCACCGTTCGGCGCGACGACGTCGAAGGTCGTCGCCGTGCCGATGTCGATGACAATCAAGGGCCCGCCGTACTGCTCGAAAGCACCCGCGACGTTGACGATGCGGTCGGCGCCGATCTCGCGTGGATTCTCATAGGAAATGCGGAAGCCCGTCTTGATGCCCGGCCCCACGACGAGCGGATGGATGTGGAAGTAGCGCTCGCACATCTTGATCATCGGCACCATCAGAGGCGGCACGACGGACGATATGATGATCGACCTCACCTGCTCCATGCGGATGTTCTGATACGCGAAGAGGTTGTTGATGAGCATGCCGTACTCGTCGCCCGTCTTCTGCCTGTCCGTCGAGATGCGCCAATGGCGCAGGAGCTTCTTCCCCTCGTAGGTGCCCATCACGATATTGCTGTTTCCTATGTCAAAAACAAGTAACATTCTCCATCCTCCCAGACTGCACTGCCCCTAGGCAGGCTAGAAAAGGCACATTTCCCATGATCTACGCCTTCTTCGGGCGAATCGACACGTCGCCCGCGAGCACGCGGCGCACACCGCCCTCCGTCTCAACGAGCAGCGCGCCCTCTTCGTCGATGTCGATCGCTCTGCCGTCGAAGCTGTCCTTGCCTATGGCGCCGATGACATGAACCTCCTGCCCGAGCGTCACGGCATACTCGCGCCAGCGCGCGATAATGGGCGCGAATCCGTCTTCTTCCAGCACGATGCAAAGCTCGTCGAGCGCTTCGAGAACTGCTTGGAAGAAGGCGACGCGCGGCAATCTCTCCCCCTTCATGATGGAAAGCGACGTCGCCTTGTCGCGCAGCTCCTCGGGGAACTCCTCCTCCTCAATATTGACATTGATGCCCGTGCCGATGACGATGTAATTGATGCGGTCGATCTCGGCGCTCATCTCCGTCAGGATGCCCGTGAGTTTCTTTCCCTCGTGCAGGATGTCGTTCGGCCACTTGATCTCTGCCTTGAGGTCAAAACGCTTCATCGCCATCGCCACAGCGACGGCGGCAAGAAGCGTGCACTTCGGCGCTTCCTGCGGCAGGATGTGCGGGCGCAGGATCACCGAAAACCAGATCCCCTTTCCCGCAGGCGAGAAATACGAACGCTCCAAGCGTCCGCGCCCCTTGCCCTGCGACTCCGCCACGACGACGGTACCCGCCGCTGCGCCTTTTTGTGCGAGCTGCTTCGCCACCTGATTCGTCGAATCGATCTCTTCAAAAAAGACGATGTCCTTGGCGATGAAGCGTGTCCTAAGGCCGTTCTTGATCTCCCCAGGCAGCAGGCAGTCGGGCGTCTCCTCCAAGGCGTAGCCGCTTCTCGACCGACTCTTGATCCCATAGCCAGCCTCGCGAAGCTCCTTGATGTGCTTCCAGACGGCGGTGCGCGAAACGCCGAGCCTCTTGGCGATCTCCTCGCCTGACATGTACTCTTCACCCGCCTTGCGCAAAAGCTCTAAAATCCTGGAGCGCAAATTCATCCCTCCTGACGAAGAGGGCTGTTTCCTGGAAACAGCCCTCTGTCTTTGAAGTGCGGGCGTCCTCCCGACTTCTCCTATCCGTCATGCCGCGTCACATTGAGCTTGGGCGCGACTTCCTTCACTTCCACTTCTTCCTCCGCCGCCTCTTCCACCGGCTTTCTAAGCTCGGCATCCGCAGGACGGTGCAGCGGCTCAAGGATCACGCCGTCGTGATCGTCGGGTTCGTTCACATCCTCTTCGGGCTTCTTGTCCTTTTCCGTGATCTTTCCCGTCTCGACAAGTTCCTCCAGCTCGGAAGCTTCGAGCGTTTCACGCTCGATCAGAGCCTGTGCGATGAGGTCGAGCTTGTCGCGGTTGTCGATGATGATCTTGCGGC of the Selenomonas sputigena genome contains:
- the dusB gene encoding tRNA dihydrouridine synthase DusB, translating into MRLGRLDFSVPVFLAPMAGVTDMAYRILVHEMGCPLVYTEMVSTNGINYRNERTLKMLQTDPRERPLAMQLFGNEPEAVARAAAYVESLGVADVIDFNMGCPAPKIVKNGEGSALLLDPVRAERILKALKRAVNLPVTVKIRKGWDAAHVNAVEIAARAEAAGVDAIAVHGRTREQFYSGEADWAIIRAVKERVAIPVIANGDVRSVVDLVRIFEATDADGVMVGRAAQGNPWLFREMAGFLRTGEVAAPPTASERRALILRHLDMLLETKGDYVGPREMRKHATWYTRGMKNGARLRELFNRAETRADFAAILENLA
- a CDS encoding type III pantothenate kinase; protein product: MLLVFDIGNSNIVMGTYEGKKLLRHWRISTDRQKTGDEYGMLINNLFAYQNIRMEQVRSIIISSVVPPLMVPMIKMCERYFHIHPLVVGPGIKTGFRISYENPREIGADRIVNVAGAFEQYGGPLIVIDIGTATTFDVVAPNGDFLGGVIAPGLSSSADALFQRAARLPRIELVTPKRIISRNTVSGMQAGIIYGYVGQIDEIVRRMKKEMGYDEIKVVATGGYARMVSRESKTIDKIDHFLTLTGLRVLYERNAE
- a CDS encoding biotin--[acetyl-CoA-carboxylase] ligase, producing the protein MRSRILELLRKAGEEYMSGEEIAKRLGVSRTAVWKHIKELREAGYGIKSRSRSGYALEETPDCLLPGEIKNGLRTRFIAKDIVFFEEIDSTNQVAKQLAQKGAAAGTVVVAESQGKGRGRLERSYFSPAGKGIWFSVILRPHILPQEAPKCTLLAAVAVAMAMKRFDLKAEIKWPNDILHEGKKLTGILTEMSAEIDRINYIVIGTGINVNIEEEEFPEELRDKATSLSIMKGERLPRVAFFQAVLEALDELCIVLEEDGFAPIIARWREYAVTLGQEVHVIGAIGKDSFDGRAIDIDEEGALLVETEGGVRRVLAGDVSIRPKKA